One Thalassotalea sediminis DNA segment encodes these proteins:
- the uvrC gene encoding excinuclease ABC subunit UvrC, translating into MSKQLTPFDHKAFLASVTEQPGVYRMYDDKRTVIYVGKAKQLKKRLSSYFRKDVGSNKTRALVKQICAIDVTVTNTEGEALILENNYIKKYLPKYNILLRDDKSYPYLLITDHKHPKLGLHRGGKKVKGDYFGPYPSAGAVWESLRLMQKLFPIRQCEDSYYRARSRPCLQYQLGRCSAPCVDKISEQDYREQVNLAKLFLRGKSSTVIADLVKKMEVASEALAFERAAGYRDQISTLRKVQQQQYVSGIAAEMDVIGFCRERTQVCIHLLFIRDHKVLGSKSYFPTVPGDTNDQEIVEAFIQQHYFGDTLDTGKTPKEVVVPLAIENSDELAGLLSQQAGFDVKVSHRVKSERAQYIKLATTNAQIALQSKNAHKESMQSRFDALNEVFEMANGIQRIECFDISHTMGQQTIASNVVFNREGPLKSDYRRYNVVGITPGDDYAAMAFALNKRYGKLTNEDNLPDIVFIDGGKGQLAKAEQFFAELNIENTPLLVGVAKGESRKPGLETLILAGSHQLISLPGTSPALHLVQHIRDESHRFAIAGHRAKRQKASKKSTLESIPGIGAKKRQALLKFLGGLQEVQAADKNTLSKVPGISKALAETIYDALHDN; encoded by the coding sequence TTGTCTAAACAATTAACTCCTTTTGATCATAAAGCTTTCCTCGCATCTGTTACGGAACAGCCTGGCGTTTATCGCATGTATGACGATAAACGCACGGTTATTTATGTTGGAAAAGCAAAACAACTTAAAAAAAGACTTTCAAGCTATTTTAGAAAAGATGTTGGTAGTAATAAAACTCGCGCTTTAGTTAAACAGATCTGTGCGATTGACGTAACCGTCACTAATACAGAGGGTGAAGCGTTAATACTCGAAAATAATTATATAAAAAAATACCTGCCTAAATACAACATCTTATTACGGGATGATAAATCATATCCTTATTTACTGATCACCGATCATAAACACCCAAAACTTGGTTTACATCGCGGTGGTAAGAAAGTTAAGGGCGATTATTTTGGCCCATACCCGAGTGCGGGCGCTGTTTGGGAAAGTTTACGATTAATGCAGAAACTCTTTCCTATCAGGCAATGCGAAGATAGTTATTATCGCGCACGAAGTAGGCCATGCTTACAATACCAACTAGGTCGCTGCTCTGCGCCATGTGTAGATAAAATTAGTGAACAAGATTATCGTGAGCAAGTAAATCTTGCTAAATTATTTTTGCGAGGCAAAAGCTCCACCGTCATCGCGGATTTAGTAAAAAAAATGGAAGTAGCAAGCGAAGCGTTAGCTTTTGAACGTGCAGCGGGATATAGAGATCAAATATCGACTCTTAGAAAAGTACAACAACAACAATACGTTAGCGGTATCGCGGCTGAAATGGATGTCATAGGTTTTTGCCGAGAAAGAACTCAGGTTTGCATTCATTTGTTGTTTATTCGAGATCATAAGGTGTTAGGTAGCAAAAGTTATTTTCCTACGGTACCTGGTGATACTAATGACCAAGAAATAGTAGAAGCGTTTATTCAACAGCATTATTTTGGCGATACCTTAGATACAGGTAAAACGCCTAAAGAAGTAGTTGTTCCGTTAGCCATTGAAAACAGCGATGAATTAGCCGGTTTATTAAGTCAACAAGCAGGGTTTGATGTTAAAGTTTCACATAGAGTTAAATCAGAGCGCGCCCAGTATATAAAACTTGCGACAACAAATGCACAAATCGCACTACAAAGTAAGAATGCTCATAAAGAATCGATGCAAAGCCGGTTTGATGCATTAAATGAAGTCTTTGAAATGGCAAACGGTATACAACGTATTGAATGTTTTGATATCAGTCATACAATGGGTCAGCAAACAATAGCGTCTAATGTTGTATTTAATCGAGAAGGGCCGTTAAAGAGTGATTATCGCCGTTATAATGTTGTTGGTATTACACCTGGTGACGATTATGCCGCGATGGCCTTTGCGCTTAATAAGCGTTATGGAAAGCTTACTAATGAAGATAACTTGCCAGATATCGTTTTTATTGATGGCGGTAAAGGTCAATTAGCGAAAGCTGAACAGTTTTTTGCTGAGTTAAATATAGAAAACACACCTTTACTTGTAGGTGTTGCTAAAGGTGAATCTAGAAAACCAGGATTAGAGACGCTTATTTTAGCAGGTTCTCATCAGTTAATATCTTTACCTGGTACTTCACCGGCACTTCATCTAGTACAGCATATTCGTGATGAGTCACATCGATTTGCTATTGCAGGTCATCGCGCTAAAAGGCAAAAAGCAAGCAAAAAATCTACGTTGGAAAGTATTCCTGGCATTGGTGCTAAAAAACGTCAAGCCTTACTGAAGTTCCTCGGTGGATTACAAGAAGTACAAGCTGCAGACAAAAATACTTTGTCAAAAGTACCAGGGATCAGTAAGGCGCTTGCAGAAACTATTTATGATGCATTACATGACAATTAA
- a CDS encoding MBL fold metallo-hydrolase: MAKFCVPLLTGYVLFILCFNTFAHDQTLILKSVESADLQEQTLTGNTKITYLGNEALLINASGQKILFDPFFSHDFGIYQLVPAPITQAILTNKAPFDDIDAIFISHAHRDHFSAEQVAKYLAMYPGVRLFASQQAISQINAVKLYSDDILPKQLHAIALNFGSKPWQKTWQNFVIDAVRIPHAGWPARADVENFVFRVTFSNGDSVMHMGDADPDDQHYIPYMSHWAKTRVDVNFPPYWFFMSAEGRDILFEILNADKHIGIHVPKKVPRQLNKQTKDYFSIPKSTHFIK; encoded by the coding sequence ATGGCAAAATTTTGTGTACCGTTATTAACTGGCTATGTGCTTTTCATTTTGTGTTTTAATACCTTTGCACATGATCAAACGCTTATACTTAAAAGTGTTGAGAGTGCTGACCTACAAGAGCAAACGCTAACAGGAAATACAAAAATCACCTATTTAGGCAATGAAGCTTTGCTTATTAATGCATCAGGGCAAAAAATACTGTTTGACCCGTTTTTTAGCCATGACTTTGGTATTTATCAATTAGTTCCTGCACCAATTACTCAGGCTATTTTGACAAATAAAGCGCCATTTGATGATATTGATGCAATATTTATTAGTCATGCTCATCGCGATCATTTTTCAGCTGAACAAGTTGCTAAATATCTAGCAATGTATCCAGGTGTAAGGCTGTTCGCTTCTCAACAGGCAATTTCACAAATTAACGCAGTTAAATTGTATAGCGATGATATTTTACCTAAACAGTTACATGCTATTGCGCTTAACTTTGGTAGTAAACCTTGGCAAAAAACGTGGCAAAACTTTGTTATCGACGCTGTTAGAATTCCTCATGCTGGTTGGCCTGCGCGCGCTGATGTTGAAAATTTTGTTTTCAGGGTTACATTTAGTAATGGCGACTCTGTCATGCACATGGGAGATGCAGATCCTGATGATCAACATTATATTCCTTATATGTCACATTGGGCGAAAACACGTGTTGATGTAAATTTTCCACCTTATTGGTTTTTTATGTCAGCAGAAGGCCGAGATATTTTATTTGAAATACTAAATGCAGATAAACATATTGGTATTCATGTACCGAAAAAGGTACCTCGTCAATTGAATAAACAAACTAAAGATTATTTTTCGATACCTAAAAGCACGCATTTCATTAAGTAA
- the pgsA gene encoding CDP-diacylglycerol--glycerol-3-phosphate 3-phosphatidyltransferase produces the protein MWTIPNQITLFRIILIPIFITVFYLPISWNHFGAFAVFWLAAVSDALDGYLARRLNQSSAFGAFIDPVADKLMVAAALIMIAADFEVWYIAVPAMIMISREIFISALREFMSSKGKRDIVAVSTLGKYKTAAQMLGVMGLIWQPDYDIPLILFNFPHEILMFAAYGFYYIATILTVITMVSYFKAAWPELKH, from the coding sequence ATGTGGACCATCCCAAATCAAATCACTTTGTTTAGAATTATCTTAATTCCTATTTTTATTACTGTATTTTATTTACCGATATCGTGGAACCATTTTGGCGCATTTGCGGTGTTTTGGTTGGCTGCAGTAAGTGATGCACTGGATGGTTATTTAGCCCGTAGACTGAATCAATCATCTGCTTTTGGCGCTTTTATCGATCCAGTCGCTGATAAACTAATGGTCGCTGCAGCATTAATTATGATTGCGGCAGATTTTGAAGTTTGGTACATCGCAGTACCTGCAATGATTATGATCTCTAGAGAGATATTTATCAGTGCTCTACGTGAATTTATGTCGTCAAAAGGAAAACGAGATATTGTTGCCGTGTCTACTTTGGGAAAATATAAAACAGCAGCGCAAATGTTGGGTGTAATGGGGCTGATATGGCAACCTGATTATGACATTCCATTGATCTTGTTTAATTTTCCTCATGAAATACTTATGTTTGCAGCTTATGGCTTTTATTATATTGCTACGATACTTACCGTTATAACAATGGTCAGTTATTTTAAAGCGGCTTGGCCTGAGTTAAAGCACTAA
- the dinG gene encoding ATP-dependent DNA helicase DinG, whose product MLSDKIKQAIRTAYKAFGENLENFNPRKQQTFLIAEIAKTLAGEYSKHRKLIAIEAGTGTGKSLAYSLGAIPLAIARDKKVCISTATVALQEQLVEKDLPFLKSHSGIDFSFTLVKGRQRYVCRQKLAAAVSAQDTPQAGFTFAEKPSEFDLKLLKHLHEALKENRWQGDRDSWTDPIPQHIWQLIQSDKYSCLRNVAEHTHCPFHKARETMDNSNVLVINHSLLLADLEMGGGKILPEPEDTYYIIDEAHHLPKITRDHSSAAIGLKGATEWLEKLKDLSAKMAKLIKSQSAISPSLKLADDCTDLLTDLQKVLTFVEANKSHYFTSQKHTKFSSAKDATIYRFEHGVLPKAIKQPAEDLEELSKKCLNNANKLYFLLMEAVKDGEVASYLAEPLLSEYGFLNQRLENFHALWAMYAKTDSEKGAPIARWCELTEHKQTDYLLAASPIEVGFTLEDKLWSKCEGAVLCSATIMALNSFDHFRRQVGLDNTDGTQYQKVDSPFDYRNSAHLNIIDTDHEPSDDRFTDELIRRLPALIKQDKATLVLFSSYWQMEAVAKALREKHQLTILLQGEQSRQHIIENHKKRCDEQKASVVFGTQSFSEGLDLPGKYLTNLIITKLPFSVPTSPVEEAHAEYVTAKGGNPFMSISVPEASKKLVQATGRLLRNEKDTGVITILDKRLKTKRYGQDLLAALPPYKRS is encoded by the coding sequence ATGCTTTCCGACAAAATAAAACAAGCAATTAGAACGGCTTATAAAGCCTTTGGTGAAAATTTAGAGAACTTTAATCCGAGAAAACAGCAAACTTTTTTAATTGCCGAAATCGCAAAAACCCTTGCGGGTGAATACAGCAAACACCGTAAACTTATTGCGATTGAAGCTGGAACAGGCACAGGTAAATCACTTGCATATTCGTTAGGTGCTATTCCTCTTGCTATCGCACGAGATAAAAAAGTTTGTATTTCAACTGCAACGGTAGCGTTACAAGAACAGTTAGTAGAAAAGGATCTCCCATTCTTAAAGTCACATAGTGGTATTGATTTTTCGTTCACCCTCGTAAAAGGACGCCAGCGATATGTTTGCCGTCAAAAGTTAGCCGCTGCGGTTAGCGCTCAAGACACACCTCAAGCAGGCTTTACCTTTGCTGAAAAGCCCTCTGAATTTGATTTAAAACTGCTCAAACATTTACATGAGGCATTAAAAGAAAACCGGTGGCAAGGAGATAGGGACTCGTGGACAGATCCTATCCCACAACATATTTGGCAGTTAATACAATCAGACAAATATAGTTGTTTACGCAATGTCGCTGAACACACGCATTGCCCATTCCATAAGGCGCGGGAAACAATGGACAACAGTAACGTATTGGTAATAAACCATAGTTTGCTGTTAGCCGACTTAGAAATGGGTGGGGGTAAAATATTACCAGAGCCAGAAGATACTTATTACATTATTGATGAAGCACATCATTTACCTAAAATCACGCGTGATCATTCAAGTGCTGCAATTGGTTTAAAGGGCGCAACAGAATGGCTAGAAAAATTAAAAGACTTATCTGCAAAAATGGCAAAATTAATCAAGTCACAAAGTGCCATATCTCCCTCATTAAAATTGGCCGATGACTGCACTGATTTATTAACCGACTTACAAAAAGTACTTACGTTTGTTGAAGCCAACAAGAGTCACTACTTTACCTCACAAAAACACACTAAATTTTCGTCAGCAAAAGACGCTACTATTTACCGCTTTGAGCACGGTGTACTGCCTAAGGCAATTAAACAACCTGCAGAAGATTTGGAAGAGCTAAGTAAAAAGTGCTTAAACAACGCTAATAAGCTTTACTTTCTGCTCATGGAAGCCGTGAAAGATGGTGAAGTAGCAAGTTATCTAGCTGAGCCTTTACTCTCTGAATACGGGTTTTTAAATCAACGGTTAGAAAATTTTCATGCCTTATGGGCAATGTACGCAAAAACAGATAGCGAAAAAGGTGCGCCTATCGCCCGTTGGTGCGAATTAACCGAGCATAAGCAAACTGATTATTTGCTAGCAGCTTCACCGATAGAAGTTGGCTTTACATTAGAGGATAAATTATGGTCAAAATGCGAAGGAGCTGTTTTATGTTCTGCAACTATTATGGCATTAAATTCATTTGACCATTTTCGACGCCAAGTAGGATTAGATAATACTGACGGTACACAATACCAAAAGGTTGACTCTCCTTTTGATTATCGAAACAGTGCTCACCTTAACATTATCGATACCGACCATGAACCAAGTGATGACCGTTTTACAGACGAACTCATTAGGCGATTACCTGCGCTGATTAAACAGGATAAAGCAACACTGGTATTATTTTCGTCTTATTGGCAAATGGAGGCGGTAGCAAAAGCATTGCGCGAAAAGCACCAGTTAACTATTTTATTACAGGGTGAGCAGTCTAGACAACATATTATTGAAAACCATAAAAAGCGCTGTGATGAGCAAAAAGCAAGCGTTGTGTTTGGCACACAAAGTTTTTCTGAAGGGCTAGATCTACCTGGAAAGTATTTAACAAACTTGATCATTACAAAATTACCCTTTTCAGTGCCTACAAGTCCTGTCGAAGAAGCACATGCTGAGTATGTAACCGCTAAAGGGGGTAATCCCTTTATGTCTATAAGTGTTCCAGAAGCAAGTAAAAAACTTGTCCAAGCAACGGGGCGACTTTTACGAAATGAAAAAGACACAGGTGTGATCACGATTTTAGATAAACGTTTGAAAACTAAACGTTATGGTCAAGACTTGTTAGCTGCACTGCCTCCTTACAAACGCAGCTAA
- the fabA gene encoding bifunctional 3-hydroxydecanoyl-ACP dehydratase/trans-2-decenoyl-ACP isomerase codes for MAQQNSYTKEELVLAGTTDFFGEGNSKLPADNMLMMDRINLITEEGGLYGKGEIIAELDITPDLWFFDCHFKGDPVMPGCLGLDAMWQLVGFYLAWAGGPGRGRALGVGEVKFTGQILPTAKKVTYKINLKRVIKRKLFMGIADGSVLVDGKEIYTAKDLKVGLFTDTSAF; via the coding sequence ATGGCACAACAAAATTCATATACAAAAGAAGAGCTCGTTTTAGCGGGCACAACCGACTTTTTCGGCGAAGGAAACAGTAAATTACCTGCAGATAACATGTTGATGATGGACCGTATCAACCTTATTACTGAAGAAGGTGGTTTATATGGCAAAGGTGAAATCATTGCCGAACTAGACATTACACCAGATTTATGGTTTTTTGATTGCCACTTTAAAGGCGACCCAGTAATGCCAGGTTGTTTAGGTTTAGACGCAATGTGGCAACTTGTAGGGTTTTACCTTGCTTGGGCAGGTGGTCCAGGTCGCGGTAGAGCATTAGGTGTGGGAGAAGTTAAGTTTACCGGCCAAATACTTCCTACGGCAAAAAAAGTAACCTATAAAATTAACCTAAAGCGTGTAATCAAACGCAAATTATTTATGGGTATAGCTGATGGCAGCGTACTTGTTGATGGTAAAGAGATATATACAGCGAAAGACTTAAAAGTTGGCTTATTCACAGATACATCTGCATTTTAG
- the uvrY gene encoding UvrY/SirA/GacA family response regulator transcription factor, whose protein sequence is MINVLLVDDHELVRTGIRRILDDVKGLKVVGECKTGEEAVSFCRKDEPDVVLMDMNMPGIGGLEATKKIIRYAPDVKVIVLTVYCEDPIPTKVMQIGAAGYLTKGAGSDEMVNAIRAVNSGQRYLTPEIAQQMALNQFKSPEENPFNVLSERELQIMLMITRGEKVPDISEQLVLSTKTINSYRYRMFEKLHVSNDVELTHLAIRHGMLKTETL, encoded by the coding sequence TTGATTAACGTTTTATTAGTAGATGATCATGAGTTAGTACGTACAGGTATTCGAAGAATACTTGATGACGTTAAAGGTCTTAAAGTTGTTGGTGAATGTAAAACGGGTGAAGAGGCCGTTAGTTTTTGTCGTAAGGACGAACCAGATGTTGTATTAATGGATATGAACATGCCAGGCATTGGTGGATTAGAAGCGACTAAGAAAATAATTCGCTATGCGCCGGATGTTAAAGTCATCGTGTTAACTGTGTATTGTGAAGATCCGATACCAACAAAAGTCATGCAAATAGGTGCTGCTGGGTATTTAACTAAAGGTGCGGGCTCGGATGAAATGGTAAATGCCATTCGTGCAGTAAATAGTGGTCAGCGTTATTTAACTCCAGAGATTGCTCAGCAAATGGCTTTGAATCAATTTAAATCTCCTGAAGAAAACCCTTTTAATGTGTTATCTGAAAGAGAACTCCAGATCATGTTGATGATTACACGCGGAGAGAAAGTCCCTGATATTTCTGAACAACTCGTTTTAAGTACTAAAACAATTAACAGCTATCGCTATCGTATGTTTGAGAAATTACATGTTAGCAATGATGTTGAACTTACTCACCTTGCTATTCGTCATGGTATGTTGAAAACAGAAACCTTGTAA
- a CDS encoding DNA polymerase II: MLQLSNTIKGFILTRHAYDSRNGIVLSYWVKTVDKICLVNVYGEQALFFIENDQVNKALSILKTGNVNVSKTVALALKTFLQKQVTGFYFDSMQHFYRARELLSQHHIKRYEDDIRPDERYLMERFITANVEFVCRHVSPNELSVPASYVAIRSRSLVEGRLRFPINFSIVSLDIECALSGALFSIGLHLKTDQQNTVNTVFMIGNDTGCYSKKLQHDEAHEIYQHVVWCKNEKLLLVALLDWFNHYDPDIVIGWNVINFDFQILQQRFDLYRIDFSIGRDGHSPRWRKNRTSEQQFIDVHGRVILDGIDVLRTATYSFASFSLDAVASELLGVGKKVEDVDNRVAEIVDNFQRDKLALAAYNLQDCILVTRIFEQADLLSFAKLRAELTGLSIDRTGGSVAAFTNLYLPKLHRAGYVAPNLGDGMKDLVSPGGFVMDSLPGLYQNVLVLDFKSLYPSIIRTFKIDPMGMVEGLLDKDHSIEGFDGAYFSREEHFLPTIIEELWAERDKAKAEQNDALSQAIKIIMNSFYGILGSTGCRFFDPRLASSITKRGHELLKTTKSWIEKRGYQVIYGDTDSIFVSVPDHLDEQACRAKGEALATYINQRWQSDLADRYGINSQLEIEFETHFLKFFMPTIRGTDVGTKKRYAGIINYQSNNKIIFKGLESVRSDWTPLAKQFQKALYLKVFNDEPVADYVLDIVKQTLQGELDHLLIYRKRIRRKLELYVKNVPPHIKAARLADELNRKNGKPLRFQNKGWIEYVLTTAGPQVVGYVNAPLDYQLYIDRQLSAVADAILPFIGESFEQIVAPQQSLF; encoded by the coding sequence TTGCTGCAGTTAAGCAACACGATTAAAGGCTTTATTTTAACAAGGCATGCCTATGATAGTCGAAATGGCATTGTACTGTCTTATTGGGTTAAAACCGTTGATAAGATATGCCTTGTTAATGTTTATGGTGAGCAAGCTTTATTTTTTATCGAAAATGATCAGGTTAATAAGGCGCTATCCATTCTAAAAACTGGCAATGTTAACGTGAGTAAAACCGTAGCGTTAGCGTTAAAAACGTTTTTACAAAAGCAGGTTACTGGTTTTTATTTTGATTCGATGCAACATTTTTATCGCGCAAGAGAATTATTATCACAACATCATATTAAACGTTACGAAGATGATATTAGACCTGATGAACGATATCTTATGGAACGTTTTATAACTGCTAATGTAGAGTTTGTCTGCCGGCACGTCTCACCCAATGAGTTATCTGTCCCTGCTAGTTATGTAGCAATTAGAAGCCGAAGTCTTGTTGAGGGTAGGTTACGTTTCCCTATCAATTTCTCCATTGTATCGTTAGATATTGAGTGTGCGTTGAGCGGAGCCTTGTTTTCAATTGGACTGCATTTGAAGACCGATCAGCAAAATACTGTTAATACTGTTTTTATGATAGGCAATGATACCGGTTGTTATTCAAAGAAATTACAACATGATGAGGCCCATGAAATATACCAGCATGTTGTCTGGTGTAAAAATGAAAAGCTTCTACTGGTAGCATTACTAGACTGGTTTAATCATTATGACCCTGACATAGTTATTGGCTGGAATGTCATTAATTTTGATTTTCAAATATTACAGCAGCGATTTGATTTATATCGTATAGATTTTTCTATTGGTCGAGATGGACATTCACCTCGATGGAGAAAAAACCGAACCAGTGAGCAACAGTTTATTGATGTTCATGGCCGCGTTATTCTTGATGGTATTGATGTACTTAGAACAGCGACATACTCTTTTGCGAGTTTTTCATTAGATGCGGTTGCTTCCGAGTTGCTTGGGGTGGGAAAAAAAGTAGAAGATGTTGACAATAGGGTAGCAGAGATTGTTGATAACTTTCAAAGAGATAAGCTTGCACTCGCCGCATATAACTTACAAGATTGTATATTAGTAACACGAATTTTTGAGCAAGCAGATTTACTGTCTTTCGCTAAATTACGAGCTGAGTTAACCGGTTTATCAATAGATAGAACAGGTGGCTCTGTTGCCGCTTTTACAAATTTATATTTACCCAAATTACATCGTGCGGGCTATGTTGCGCCAAATTTAGGCGATGGCATGAAAGATCTCGTATCTCCGGGCGGTTTTGTGATGGATTCGTTACCAGGTCTCTATCAAAACGTATTAGTACTCGACTTTAAAAGCCTGTATCCAAGTATTATCAGAACTTTTAAAATAGATCCAATGGGGATGGTAGAAGGACTTCTAGACAAGGATCATAGTATAGAGGGCTTTGACGGAGCGTACTTTTCTCGCGAGGAACACTTTTTACCAACAATTATTGAAGAGCTTTGGGCAGAGCGAGATAAAGCCAAGGCTGAACAAAATGACGCGCTATCGCAAGCGATAAAAATTATTATGAATTCATTCTACGGTATTTTGGGTTCAACAGGTTGCCGCTTTTTTGACCCTCGATTGGCGAGTTCTATTACTAAACGTGGACATGAATTACTAAAAACAACAAAAAGCTGGATTGAAAAACGTGGCTACCAGGTTATTTATGGTGATACCGATTCTATATTTGTCAGTGTGCCAGACCACCTTGATGAGCAAGCATGTCGAGCTAAAGGTGAAGCGCTTGCAACCTATATTAATCAACGTTGGCAAAGTGATTTAGCGGATCGTTATGGAATTAATAGTCAATTGGAAATTGAATTTGAGACGCATTTTCTCAAATTTTTTATGCCGACAATACGAGGTACGGATGTAGGTACCAAGAAACGGTATGCCGGTATAATAAACTATCAAAGTAACAATAAGATTATATTTAAAGGTTTAGAAAGTGTTAGGTCTGACTGGACGCCACTTGCTAAACAATTTCAAAAAGCGCTGTATTTAAAGGTTTTTAATGACGAACCCGTTGCCGATTATGTTTTAGATATTGTAAAACAGACGTTGCAAGGAGAGTTGGATCATCTATTGATATACAGAAAGCGCATTAGACGAAAATTAGAATTATACGTTAAGAATGTACCTCCTCATATAAAAGCGGCACGTTTGGCAGATGAGTTAAATCGAAAAAATGGGAAACCACTGCGCTTTCAAAACAAAGGGTGGATTGAATATGTATTAACAACAGCGGGCCCTCAAGTTGTCGGCTATGTTAATGCACCTCTAGATTATCAATTGTATATTGACCGTCAGCTATCGGCAGTTGCAGATGCCATATTACCATTTATAGGAGAGTCTTTTGAGCAGATCGTGGCACCGCAACAATCTTTATTTTGA
- a CDS encoding cystathionine beta-lyase, which produces MKKQTQIINAGRDSKWTRGVVNPPVERASTVVFDSVKEMKHAIANRGNQTLFYGRRGTSTAFAFQDAMVELEGGEGCALYPSGTAAITNAILAFVKAGDHILMVDTTYEPTRDFCDNVLAKFGVETTYYDPLIGEEIESLIKDNTRLIFLESPGSITMEVQDVPTIAKIAHQHDCIVMLDNTWSAGIYFDPFAHGVDISIQAATKYIVGHSDVMLGTAVATEKYWPQLRENSYLMGQCTSPDDLYLALRGIRTLGVRLKQHQENALKVARWLESRDEVDVVLHPAFESCPGHEFFTRDFTGSNGLFSFVLKDSNTKALNEFLDGMHHFKMGFSWGGFESLILANNNMARLRTATDVRYNTAVIRLHIGLEDPDDLIEDLAQGLERLKASLSQ; this is translated from the coding sequence ATGAAAAAACAAACTCAGATAATAAATGCAGGACGAGATAGTAAGTGGACACGTGGTGTTGTAAATCCACCCGTTGAACGCGCGTCTACTGTTGTATTTGATTCCGTTAAAGAAATGAAGCATGCAATTGCTAATCGTGGCAATCAAACCCTTTTTTATGGCCGTAGAGGTACATCTACCGCGTTCGCCTTCCAAGATGCAATGGTTGAATTAGAGGGCGGAGAGGGATGTGCGTTGTACCCGTCAGGTACCGCAGCAATTACGAATGCCATCCTTGCGTTTGTAAAAGCTGGAGATCACATATTGATGGTTGATACTACCTATGAACCAACTCGTGACTTTTGTGATAATGTACTTGCAAAATTTGGTGTGGAAACGACGTATTATGATCCGTTAATTGGTGAAGAAATTGAATCACTTATTAAAGATAATACACGGCTTATATTTTTAGAGTCGCCAGGCTCGATCACGATGGAAGTGCAAGATGTACCAACCATCGCCAAAATTGCTCATCAACATGATTGTATTGTAATGCTAGACAATACTTGGTCTGCGGGCATTTACTTTGATCCTTTTGCTCACGGTGTTGATATTTCTATACAAGCGGCGACCAAATATATTGTTGGCCATTCAGATGTTATGTTAGGTACGGCTGTCGCAACTGAAAAATATTGGCCACAATTACGTGAAAATAGTTATTTAATGGGGCAATGTACTTCTCCTGACGATTTATATCTTGCTTTGCGTGGTATTCGAACGTTAGGCGTACGCTTAAAACAGCACCAAGAAAACGCATTAAAAGTTGCGCGTTGGTTAGAGAGCCGTGATGAGGTAGATGTTGTTTTACATCCTGCTTTTGAATCTTGTCCGGGTCACGAGTTTTTTACACGTGATTTTACAGGCTCAAATGGCTTGTTTTCTTTTGTGTTGAAAGATAGCAATACGAAAGCATTAAATGAATTCTTAGATGGTATGCATCACTTTAAAATGGGCTTTTCATGGGGAGGTTTTGAAAGTTTGATCTTAGCAAACAATAATATGGCGCGCTTACGAACTGCCACTGATGTTCGGTACAATACAGCGGTTATTCGATTGCATATTGGTTTAGAAGATCCCGATGATTTAATAGAAGATTTAGCTCAAGGGTTAGAACGCTTGAAGGCGTCGTTATCGCAATAA